From a single Nitrospirota bacterium genomic region:
- a CDS encoding CBS and ACT domain-containing protein: MFVSDWMTKRVYTVSPDDSVSDAVKIMKERKIKHLPVVKGDRLKGMLSDRDIKEFTPSSATSLDIYELHYLLAKTRIKEIMTADVITTAPDTPVEEAAMTMHDRRIGCLPVVESGRLAGIISDRDIYHALIDITGVRHGGHRVSLLIEDRPGSIKEVADIIRKYGFQLQSILTSYEGVRQGYRAIVIRTAGKGSFIGLKNEIEKKYKNARVIKG; the protein is encoded by the coding sequence ATGTTCGTCTCGGATTGGATGACGAAGAGGGTCTATACGGTAAGTCCCGATGACAGTGTCTCGGATGCGGTGAAGATAATGAAGGAGCGTAAGATAAAGCACCTGCCGGTGGTGAAGGGCGACCGGCTGAAGGGGATGCTGTCCGACAGGGATATAAAGGAGTTTACGCCTTCTTCGGCCACGAGCCTCGACATCTACGAGCTCCACTATCTCCTCGCGAAGACCAGGATCAAGGAGATCATGACCGCGGACGTCATCACCACGGCGCCGGACACCCCCGTGGAAGAGGCGGCGATGACCATGCACGACCGCAGGATCGGCTGTCTGCCCGTCGTGGAGAGCGGCAGGCTCGCCGGCATTATTTCGGACCGGGATATCTATCATGCGCTCATCGATATCACCGGCGTGCGCCACGGAGGCCACCGGGTATCCCTGCTGATCGAGGACCGGCCGGGCTCGATCAAGGAGGTTGCCGATATCATCAGGAAATACGGCTTCCAGCTCCAGAGCATCCTTACGTCCTACGAGGGGGTCAGGCAGGGCTATCGCGCCATTGTGATCCGGACGGCCGGCAAGGGCAGCTTTATCGGACTCAAGAACGAGATCGAAAAGAAGTACAAGAACGCGAGGGTGATAAAAGGCTGA
- a CDS encoding ABC transporter ATP-binding protein: MLEIQGIDVFYGDVQVVWEVSFGVRQGEIVALVGANGAGKSTILKTVSGILRPRRGAVEFNGAPIHVVEPYRLIEQGIAHVPEARRLFVEMTVEENLDMGALKGAARREREKSKEMVFALFPRLKERRRQLSGTLSGGEQQMLAVGRGLMSKPKLLMFDEPSLGLAPILVREIFNVITKIRQEGTTVLIVEQNVKQTLSVADRAYVLESGRIVLEGTGTALLGDEHVRKAYLGV; this comes from the coding sequence ATGCTTGAGATACAGGGAATCGATGTCTTTTACGGCGATGTACAGGTCGTCTGGGAGGTTTCGTTCGGGGTGCGGCAGGGAGAGATCGTCGCCCTCGTCGGCGCCAACGGCGCCGGGAAGTCGACCATCCTGAAGACCGTCTCGGGCATCCTGCGGCCCCGGCGCGGCGCAGTGGAGTTCAACGGTGCGCCGATCCATGTGGTCGAGCCCTACCGGCTCATCGAGCAGGGAATTGCCCATGTCCCCGAAGCGCGGCGGCTCTTCGTCGAGATGACGGTCGAGGAGAACCTGGATATGGGAGCCCTGAAGGGCGCAGCGAGGAGGGAGCGGGAAAAGAGCAAGGAGATGGTGTTTGCGCTCTTTCCCCGGCTGAAGGAGCGGCGGCGGCAGCTCTCCGGCACCCTGAGCGGGGGCGAGCAGCAGATGCTCGCCGTGGGGCGAGGCCTGATGTCGAAGCCGAAGCTCCTGATGTTCGATGAGCCGTCGCTCGGCCTCGCCCCGATCCTCGTCAGAGAGATTTTCAATGTCATAACGAAGATCCGTCAGGAAGGGACGACGGTCCTTATCGTCGAACAGAATGTGAAACAGACGCTCTCTGTCGCGGACCGGGCGTACGTGCTCGAAAGCGGCAGGATCGTGCTCGAGGGCACGGGGACAGCGCTCCTCGGCGACGAGCATGTGAGGAAGGCGTATCTTGGAGTATAA
- a CDS encoding branched-chain amino acid ABC transporter permease: MKRSLPLIILGLLGLTPLLGLSSYIMHILIIFIMWSVIGMSWNLLGGYCGQVSFGHAAFFGLGAYTAGILYHHAGMSSWWGLPFSIVFVAGFSLVIGFIVLRLRGPYFALATLAMGEVLRVSAENLTWLTQGDMGIMLQQRTWVGKVQYYYIILGIAALTFFLVKKVIESKLGYYFVAIREDQDAAESLGINTTFYKTIALCLSAVLTGVAGAFYTNYMGYIDPKVVFALHDISIVTIMVVMVGGVATYWGPAVGAVIMILLAEVVRSIPKLGAAHHTLFGVLLIVIIIFLPNGITGDFGRLKKMFGLRNGADVDKLKRLLGFGRSSS; this comes from the coding sequence ATGAAGCGCTCTCTGCCGCTCATCATACTCGGGCTGCTCGGGCTCACCCCCCTGCTGGGGCTGAGCTCCTATATAATGCATATCCTGATCATCTTCATCATGTGGTCGGTCATCGGCATGTCCTGGAACCTCCTCGGCGGCTACTGCGGCCAGGTCTCTTTCGGCCATGCGGCGTTCTTCGGTCTCGGCGCATACACCGCGGGGATTCTGTACCACCACGCCGGTATGTCCTCATGGTGGGGGCTGCCGTTCAGCATCGTCTTCGTCGCGGGCTTTTCTCTCGTGATCGGCTTCATCGTCCTCAGGCTGCGGGGACCCTACTTCGCCCTCGCCACGCTCGCGATGGGCGAGGTGCTGCGCGTATCCGCCGAAAACCTCACCTGGCTCACCCAGGGCGACATGGGTATCATGCTCCAGCAGAGGACCTGGGTCGGAAAGGTCCAGTATTACTACATCATACTCGGCATCGCTGCGCTGACCTTCTTCCTCGTCAAGAAGGTGATCGAGTCCAAGCTCGGCTACTACTTCGTCGCGATCCGCGAGGACCAGGACGCCGCCGAATCGCTGGGCATCAATACGACCTTTTACAAGACGATCGCCCTCTGCCTCAGCGCGGTGCTCACCGGCGTCGCCGGCGCCTTCTATACGAACTACATGGGGTATATCGACCCGAAGGTCGTCTTCGCGCTCCACGACATCTCGATCGTCACCATCATGGTCGTCATGGTCGGCGGCGTCGCCACCTATTGGGGGCCGGCGGTGGGCGCGGTCATCATGATACTGCTCGCCGAGGTGGTGCGCTCCATCCCGAAGCTGGGCGCAGCGCATCACACCCTCTTCGGCGTGCTGCTTATCGTGATCATCATCTTCCTGCCGAACGGCATTACCGGTGACTTCGGCAGACTGAAAAAAATGTTCGGATTACGGAACGGAGCTGACGTGGATAAATTGAAGAGGCTCCTCGGGTTCGGGAGGTCTTCGTCATGA
- a CDS encoding branched-chain amino acid ABC transporter permease — MTAPQVEVLLQTLIAGLLLGGLYALIGIGMTLIMGVMKIINLAHGELMMVAMFIAYWLFTLLQIDPYVSVFIAAPVLFVIGVLLQKFLITPVLKVDSILPENQVILTVGIGMVLSNLATLLFKSDYRSVSVEYASQAWYLTDYWKDAPIELSLSFAWAVSFLIALVITAVLWFFLTKTDTGKSVRATAQDLHAALLMGVNVNRMRMLSFGIGAGLVGAAGCLFIPIYYLYPALGGQFTLIAFVITILGGLGSTVGAIIGGVILGIFESMTATYVGMGWAPVGRFVIFVAALIFLPGGVASLLRKRRVGK; from the coding sequence ATGACAGCGCCGCAGGTGGAAGTTCTTTTGCAGACACTCATCGCCGGGCTGCTGCTCGGGGGCCTCTATGCGCTGATCGGCATCGGCATGACCCTGATCATGGGCGTGATGAAGATCATCAACCTCGCCCACGGCGAGCTGATGATGGTCGCCATGTTCATTGCCTACTGGCTCTTCACGCTCCTGCAGATCGATCCCTACGTGAGCGTGTTCATTGCGGCGCCGGTGCTCTTCGTCATCGGCGTTCTCCTCCAGAAGTTCCTGATCACGCCGGTGCTCAAGGTCGACTCGATCCTGCCCGAGAACCAGGTCATCCTCACGGTCGGCATCGGCATGGTCCTCTCGAACCTGGCGACGCTCCTCTTCAAGTCCGACTACCGCTCGGTCTCGGTCGAGTACGCCTCGCAGGCCTGGTATCTCACCGACTACTGGAAAGACGCTCCCATCGAGCTCTCCCTCTCCTTCGCATGGGCGGTATCCTTTCTCATCGCCCTCGTCATCACGGCGGTGCTCTGGTTCTTTCTGACGAAGACCGACACCGGCAAGTCGGTGAGGGCGACGGCGCAGGACCTTCATGCCGCGCTGCTCATGGGCGTGAATGTGAATAGAATGCGTATGCTGAGCTTCGGCATCGGCGCTGGGCTCGTCGGCGCAGCGGGCTGCCTCTTCATCCCGATCTATTACCTCTATCCCGCTCTCGGCGGGCAGTTTACGCTCATCGCCTTCGTCATCACCATCCTCGGCGGGCTCGGCTCGACGGTGGGGGCGATCATCGGCGGCGTGATCCTCGGCATCTTCGAATCCATGACCGCCACCTATGTCGGGATGGGATGGGCGCCGGTAGGGAGATTCGTCATCTTCGTGGCGGCCCTCATCTTCCTGCCCGGCGGGGTGGCATCCCTCCTGCGAAAGAGGAGGGTGGGAAAATGA
- the sdhC gene encoding succinate dehydrogenase, cytochrome b556 subunit, translating into MRYKLTAGSSAWIVHRLTGVLLTLYVFVHLYVLSHLKDPVQYEALMGLMKHPLVRLSEVGLLGLVVAHSFNGIRLVLLDLGVPTRLQKKLFWAAVVIGGLLSVFGAIPFVIGGAH; encoded by the coding sequence ATGCGGTACAAGCTCACTGCCGGATCGTCGGCGTGGATCGTTCACCGGCTGACCGGAGTCCTGCTCACGCTCTATGTTTTCGTTCACCTCTATGTGCTGAGCCATCTCAAGGACCCGGTACAGTACGAGGCGCTCATGGGACTCATGAAGCATCCCCTGGTCCGTTTGAGCGAGGTGGGGCTGCTCGGCCTGGTGGTCGCCCACTCTTTTAACGGGATACGCCTCGTCCTCCTCGACCTCGGCGTGCCGACCCGGCTCCAGAAAAAGCTGTTCTGGGCGGCGGTCGTCATCGGAGGCCTGCTTTCGGTTTTTGGCGCGATTCCCTTCGTTATCGGAGGCGCCCATTGA
- a CDS encoding ABC transporter ATP-binding protein, with amino-acid sequence MSMLDVKGVSMFFGGLAAINGVSFSVEKGEIVGLIGPNGAGKTTLFNVIDGFYRPSRGEVLFKGETISGLKPHQICKRGIARTFQVVKPLQRMTVLDNVIASSFLRVKTKAQAEERAVETLRFTGLHDDRDVISRGLPLGKRKRLEIARALATDPEMLLLDESFAGLNPSELNESIEIIKKIKARGITIMIIEHHMKVIMSISDRIVVLNYGEKIAEGTPNDIGNNPLVIEAYLGEAQHA; translated from the coding sequence ATGAGCATGCTCGACGTCAAGGGAGTCTCGATGTTCTTCGGAGGCCTCGCTGCCATCAACGGCGTCTCCTTCTCCGTAGAGAAAGGAGAGATCGTGGGGCTCATCGGACCCAACGGAGCGGGCAAGACGACGCTCTTCAATGTCATCGACGGCTTCTACAGGCCGTCGCGGGGCGAGGTCCTGTTCAAAGGGGAAACGATCTCGGGGCTGAAGCCCCACCAGATCTGCAAGCGCGGTATCGCGCGGACTTTCCAGGTGGTCAAGCCCCTGCAGCGGATGACGGTGCTCGACAACGTCATCGCCTCCTCCTTCCTGCGGGTCAAGACCAAGGCCCAGGCCGAGGAGCGGGCGGTCGAGACCCTGCGGTTCACCGGGCTCCACGACGACCGGGACGTGATCTCGAGGGGGCTTCCCCTCGGCAAGAGAAAGCGGCTCGAAATCGCACGGGCCCTGGCGACAGACCCCGAGATGCTGCTGCTCGATGAATCCTTCGCAGGGCTGAACCCCTCGGAGCTGAACGAGTCGATCGAGATCATAAAGAAGATAAAGGCCCGGGGCATCACGATCATGATCATCGAACACCACATGAAGGTCATCATGTCCATTTCCGACCGCATCGTGGTGCTCAACTACGGCGAGAAGATCGCCGAAGGAACACCGAACGATATCGGCAACAACCCGCTCGTTATCGAAGCGTATCTTGGAGAGGCCCAGCATGCTTGA
- the sdhD gene encoding succinate dehydrogenase, hydrophobic membrane anchor protein, translating into MLGWLLQRVTGVLLVAGLAVHFFVMHYSGAGQIGYEAVVQRLSNPCWKAFDMLFLVAAVYHGFNGLWGMAIEYVRSAGLLKLLQVALLVTSTLLIAAGIYILTS; encoded by the coding sequence GTGCTGGGCTGGCTTCTCCAGCGGGTGACCGGGGTGCTGCTCGTGGCAGGCCTCGCGGTCCATTTCTTCGTGATGCACTACAGCGGCGCCGGCCAGATCGGCTACGAGGCGGTAGTGCAGCGCCTCTCGAACCCCTGCTGGAAGGCCTTCGATATGCTCTTCCTCGTTGCGGCCGTGTACCACGGCTTCAACGGGCTGTGGGGTATGGCGATAGAGTATGTACGGTCGGCGGGCCTGCTGAAGCTGCTCCAGGTCGCTCTCCTCGTGACCTCGACCCTGCTGATCGCCGCGGGGATATATATCCTGACCTCGTAG